In Kwoniella pini CBS 10737 chromosome 5, complete sequence, the following are encoded in one genomic region:
- a CDS encoding 40S ribosomal protein uS3 yields MSSSQQISKKRKFVADGVFQAELNEFFTRELAEEGYSGCEVRVTHARTEIIIRATHTQDVLGEKGRRIRELKALVEKRFKFPENSLELYAEKVQFRGLSAVAQAESLRYKLLGGLAMRRACYGVLRFVMESGAKGCEVVVSGKLRAARAKSMKFTDGFMVHSGQPAADYIDYAVRHVLLRQGVLGIKVKIMKPFDPEGRQGPSKNLPDVINMVEPKAEGAIEIRSEHKEPQVQAIPPPQAQQPQEAQPAAEGQY; encoded by the exons atgTCTTCATCTCAACAAATCtcaaagaagagaaagttCGTCGCTGACGGTGTCTTCCAAGCTGAGCTTAACGAGTTCTT CACCCGAGAACTCGCTGAAGAGGGTTACTCAGGATGTGAAGTTCGAGTCACCCACGCTAGAAccgaaatcatcattagaGCTACTCACACTCAAGATGTTCTTGGTGAAAAAGGACGAAGAATTAGAGAACTTAAAGCTTTAGTTGAAAAGAGATTCAAATTCCCTGAAAACTCTCTTGAGCTTTACGCTGAGAAAGTTCAATTCAGAGGTCTCTCTGCCGttgctcaagctgaatCTCTCCGATACAAATTACTCGGTGGTCTTGCCATgcgaag AGCTTGTTACGGTGTCCTCCGATTCGTCATGGAATCCGGTGCTAAAGGTTGTGAAGTTGTTGTCTCTGGTAAACTCAGAGCTGCTAGAGCTAAATCCATGAAATTCACCGATGGATTCATGGTTCACTCTGGTCAACCCGCTGCCGATTACATTGATTACGCTGTTAGACACGTCTTGCTTAGACAAGGTGTGCTCGGTATCAAAGTTAAGATCATGAAACCCTTCGACCCAGAGGGTAGACAAGGTCCTTCCAAGAACTTGCCAGATGTTATCAACATGGTTGA ACCTAAAGCTGAAGGTGCCATTGAGATTCGATCTGAACACAAAGAACCTCAAGTTCAAGCTATCCCTCCtcctcaagctcaacaacctCAAGAAGCTCAACCAGCTGCTGAAGGTCAATACTAA
- a CDS encoding citrate synthase, mitochondrial, which yields MSFIASRSALRAQLRPSLARTFASTPTAYAQSLKERLSELIPKEIENVKAVRAAHGNKSFGEVTVDQAYGGMRGIKGLIWEGSVLDADEGIRFRGLTIPEVQQKLPTAPGGSEPLPEALFWLLVTGEVPTEEQVKGLSQEWAARAELPKFVEELIDRCPNTLHPMTQFSIAVNALNHDSAFAKAYSNGVHKREYWKTTFDDSMDLIAKLPNIAGRIFRNVFGDGKLPAIDANKDYSANLATLLGYGDNADFVDLMRLYITIHSDHEGGNVSAHTGHLVGSALSDPFLAFAASLNGLAGPLHGLANQEVLRWVQKMRAAVGEEPSDEKVAEYVWSTLKSGQVVPGYGHAVLRKTDPRYTAQREFALKHLPNDPGFKLVGQIYKIVPNILLEAGKAKNPWPNVDAHSGVLLTYYGLHQQDFYTVLFGVSRAFGVVSQLIWDRALGMPLERPKSYSTEAIKKMFEGK from the exons atgAGCTTCATCGCTTCCAGATCCGCTCTTAGAGCTCAG CTCAGACCATCTTTGGCTAGAACTTTCGCTTCTACCCCTACCGCCTACGCTCAATCCCTCAAAGAGCGATTGTCCGAACTTATCCCTaaagaaatcgaaaatgTTAAAGCTGTCAGAGCTGCTCACGGTAACAAGAGCTTCGGTGAGGTTACCGTTGATCAAGCTTACGGTGGTATGAGAGGTATCAAG GGTTTGATCTGGGAAGGATCAGTGTTGGACGCCGATGAGGGTATCAGATTCAGAGGATTAACCATCCCTGAAGTCCAACAAAAACTCCCAACTGCTCCCGGCGGTTCCGAACCCCTCCCGGAAGCTCTCTTCTGGTTGTTGGTTACTGGTGAAGTCCCAACCGAAGAGCAAGTCAAGGGTCTTTCTCAAGAATGGGCTGCCCGAGCTGAGCTCCCTAAATTCGTTGAGGAATTGATTGACCGATGCCCTAACACCCTCCACCCAATGACCCAATTCTCTATCGCTGTTAACGCT CTTAACCACGACTCAGCCTTCGCCAAAGCTTACTCTAACGGTGTCCACAAGAGAGAATACTGGAAAACCACTTTCGATGACTCCATGGACCTCATCGCCAAACTTCCTAACATCGCTGGTCGAATCTTCAGAAACGTTTTCGGTGATGGTAAACTCCCAGCTATCGATGCTAACAAAGATTACTCCGCCAACTTGGCTACTTTGCTTGGTTACGGTGACAACGCCGACTTTGTTGACCTCATGAGACTGTACATCACCATTCACTCCGACCACGAAGGTGGTAACGTTTCC GCTCACACCGGTCACTTGGTCGGTTCCGCCCTTTCTGATCCTTTCCTTGCCTTCGCTGCTTCCCTTAACGGTCTTGCCGGTCCCCTTCACGG TCTTGCCAACCAAGAAGTACTCCGATGGGTTCAAAAGATGAGAGCTGCTGTAGGAGAAGAGCCATCTGATGAGAAGGTTGCTGAATACGTTTGGTCTACCCTTAAATCCGGTCAAGTCGTTCCAGGTTACGGTCACGCCGTTTTGAGAAAGACTGATCCTCGATACACTGCTCAACGAGAATTCGCTCTTAAGCACCTCCCCAATGACCCAGGATTCAAGCTTGTCGGTCAAATTTACAAGATCGTTCCTAACATCTTACTTGAAGCTGGTAAAGCCAAGAACCCATGGCCTAATGTAGATGCTCACTCTGGTGTCTTATTGACTTACTACGGTCTTCACCAACAAGACTTCTACACTGTTCTTTTCGGTGTTTCTAGAGCTTTCGGTGTTGTTTCTCAACTCATTTGGGACAGAGCACTTGGT ATGCCTCTTGAAAGACCTAAGTCATACTCTACTGAAGCtatcaagaagatgttCGAAGGTAAATAA
- a CDS encoding T-complex protein 1 subunit epsilon, which yields MSVGQIDPGQAVYAQDENGRPFIIVREQGKKVRTHGLEAIRSHILAARSVTNIIKSSLGPRGLDKILISPDGEITVTNDGATILGQMEVEHQIAKLLVEVSKSQDDEIGDGTTGVVVLAGALLSSALDLLDRGIHPIRIADGYEKACEVAVQELDRVADKIEFSKEDTTNLLKTAKTSLGSKIVSIAHDKFANIAVDAVLSVADLARRDVDFELIKVDGKVGGALEDTSLVKGVVIDKDMSHPQMPSVVRDAKLAILTCPFEPPRPKTKHKLDIESVEEYKKLREYEKEKFLDMIKMVKDTGANLVICQWGFDDEANHLLMQNELPAVRWVGGPEIELIAIATNGRIVPRFEDLSADKLGRAGLVRELTFGTTRDKMLVIEECANTRAVTVFVRGSNKMIIDEAKRALHDAICVVRNLVKDNRVVYGGGAAEICASIAVSKKADEIPTIEQYAMRAFSKALDAIPLALAENSGLSPIDTLADVKSRQVTEGNTRLGIDCLGKGENDMKTQHVYDPLISKRQQFLLATQVVRMILRVDDVIDASAFKDE from the exons ATGTCTGTAGGTCAAATAGATCCTGGACAAGCTGTTTATGCTCAAGATGAG aATGGTAGACCATTCATCATTGTTCG TGAGcaaggaaagaaagttAGGACACATGGATTAGAAGCTATAAGG AGTCATATCCTTGCTGCTCGATCAG TGACtaatattatcaaatcatcactGGGACCTCGAG GTCTCGATAAAATTCTTATATCGCCTGATGGAGAGATAACGGTAACCAACGATGGAGCTACAATTTTGGGTCAAATGGAAGTAGAACATCAAATCGCTAAGTTATTAGTAGAAGTGTCGAAATcacaagatgatgaaattggagATGGTACAACCGGTGTTGTAG TTCTCGCTGGAGCTTTATTGTCATCCGCCTTGGATTTGCTAGATAGGGGTATTCACCCAATCAGGATTGCAGATGGTTACGAGAAAGCTTGTGAGGTTGCTGTGCAGGAGCTTGACAGGGTTGCCGACAAG ATCGAATTCAGTAAAGAAGACACCACCAACTTGCTCAAAACCGCCAAGACGAGTTTGGGTAGTAAGAT TGTTTCTATAGCGCACGACAAATTCGCCAACATAGCAGTCGATGCTGTACTCTCCGTAGCGGATCTTGCCCGTCGTGATGTAGACTTCGAACTGATTAAAGTAGATGGTAAAGTTGGTGGAGCGCTCGAAGACACATCGTTGGTCAAGGGTGTAGTTATCGACAAGGATATGTCTCATCCTCAAATGCCAAGTGTCGTAAGAGATGCCAAACTTGCTATCCTTACTTGTCCATTCGAACCTCCCAGACCTAAAACCAAGCATAAGCTTGATATCGAAAGTGTGGAGGAGTACAAGAAATTGAGGGAGTacgaaaaagaaaagttCTTGGATATGATCAAGAT GGTGAAAGATACTGGAGCGAACCTTGTCATCTGTCAATGGGGTTTTGACGATGAAGCCAATCACTTGCTCATGCAAAATGAATTACCGGCTGTCAGATGGGTTGGAGGACCGGAAATCGAG CTTATTGCCATCGCAACCAACGGACGAATTGTACCTCGATTCGAGGATCTATCAGCAGATAAATTAGGACGAGCAGGGTTAGTCAGAGAGTTGACTTTCGGTACAACAAGGGATAAGATGTTGGTTATCGAGGAATGCGCAAACACCAGGGCTGTCACTGTTTTCGTAAGGGGTAGTAACAAGATG ATTATTGACGAGGCTAAACGTGCATTACATGACGCTATCTGTGTGGTACGAAACCTTGTTAAAGACAACCGGGTAGTATATGGTGGTGGTGCAGCGGAAATTTGTGCTTCTATTGCTGTATCTAAAAAGGCCGATGAG ATCCCAACAATCGAACAATACGCCATGAGAGCATTTTCCAAAGCTTTGGACGCTATCCCTCTTGCCTTAGCCGAGAACTCCGGTTTATCGCCCATCGACACATTAGCGGATGTCAAGTCTAGACAAGTCACTGAAGGTAACACCAGACTGGGTATTGATTGTCTCGGAAAAGGAGAGAATG ACATGAAAACTCAACATGTGTACGACCCATTGATTTCGAAACGACAACAATTCTTGTTAGCTACTCAAGTTGTCAGGATGATTTTGAGAGTGGATGATGTGATAG ATGCATCCGCATTTAAGGATGAATAG
- a CDS encoding mRNA surveillance protein pelota has product MKLVNKHVEKDGSGYVTLRPEDDEDMWHVYNLISEGDHVRAMAVRRVQTVSSTGSSDSFRVKTNLTLEVTKTTFSSAASSSSASSSNQDKKIEPTASLQISGKVIEENEFVKLGAYHTLDLEANRDFRLTKVTGWDSVALERIQESTAEGRGAEIGAIVCGEGTAAICLLSEHMTTVRQRIDTSIPRKRKGGTSGHDKAMENFLSTVYQAILRLIPFQDLKAIVIASPGFTKDTLYDYIFQQANLNNNKPLIQSRSKWIKVHSNTSHVHGLVEALRAPEISKMLQGAKFAKEGLGLDKFHKMLATDELRAWYGPEHVALAVDRGAVGTLLISDDLFRSSDPIKRNHYVEMVESVRSKGGEVLIFSSMHESGQQLNLITGIAAILTYPLDIEIVEMEEKEEKERIENEKNGINLDDNDNDEE; this is encoded by the exons ATGAAATTGGTCAATAAGCATGTAGAGAAGGATGGATCG GGGTATGTTACACTTCGtcctgaagatgatgaagacaTGTGGCatgtatataatttaatatcagag GGCGATCACGTTAGAGCAATGGCAGTTCGTAGAGTTCAAACAGTTTCTTCAACTGGATCTTCTGATTCTTTTAGAGTTAAAACCAATTTAACTTTAGAAGTTACAAAAActactttttcttctgcagcttcttcttcttctgcttcttcatcaaatcaagataaaaaaattgaacCTACTGCTTCATTACAAATTAGTGGAAAAgttattgaagaaaatgaatttgttaAATTAGGTGCATATCATACTTTAGAtcttgaag CCAATAGAGATTTTAGATTAACAAAAGTTACAGGATGGGATTCAGTTGCTTTAGAACGTATACAAGAAAGTACAGCTGAAGGTAGAGGTGCTGAAATTGGTGCAATTGTTTGCggagaag GTACCGCTGCAATTTGTCTTTTGTCAGAACATATGACTACAGTAAGACAAAGAATAGATACATCAATACctagaaaaagaaaaggaggTACATCAGGACATGATAAA GCAATGGAAAATTTCTTATCAACTGTTTATCAAGCTATATTAAGATTAATACCTTTTCAAGATTTAAAAGCAATAGTAATAGCTTCACCAGGTTTTACTAAAGATACT TTATACGATTATATATTTCAACAAgctaatttaaataataataaaccATTAATTCAATCACGTTCAAAATGGATAAAAGTACATTCTAATACTTCTCATGTACATGGATTAGTAGAAGCTTTAAGAGCACCAGAAATTTCTAAAATGTTACAAGGTGCTAAATTTgcaaaagaaggtttaggaTTAGATAA GTTTCATAAAATGCTTGCTACTGATGAATTAAGAGCATGGTATGGTCCTGAACATGTTGCATTAGCTGTAGATAGAGGTGCAGTTGGAActttattaatttcagatgatttatttcG TTCATCAGATCCAATTAAACGTAATCATTATGTTGAAATGGTTGAATCAGTTAGATCAAAAGGAGGAGaagttttaatttttaGTTCAATGCATGAATCAGGTcaacaattaaatttaattacAGGTATAGCAGCAATTTTAACTTATCCTTtagatattgaaattgttgaaatggaagaaaaagaagaaaaagaaagaattgaaaatgaaaaaaatggtataaatttggatgataatgataatgatgaagaataa